Proteins encoded in a region of the Streptomyces sp. NBC_00258 genome:
- a CDS encoding SDR family NAD(P)-dependent oxidoreductase — MGKLDGRVVLVTGAARGQGEQEARLFAAEGARVVVADVLDDQGEKLAKELSALYVHLDVSREADWTSAVAAAKEAYGKVDGLVNNAGILRFNSLVDTPLDEFMQVVQVNQVGVFLGIKTLAPEIEAAGGGTIVNTASYTGVTGMAYVGAYSATKHAIVGLTRVAALELAPKGIRVNAVCPGAIDTAMSNPALLDPAADAEASSAGVERLYRKLVPMGRIGKPEEVARLALFLSSEDSSYITGQPFVIDGGWLAGVSVM; from the coding sequence ATGGGCAAGCTCGACGGGCGGGTCGTACTCGTCACCGGCGCCGCACGAGGCCAGGGCGAGCAGGAGGCGCGGCTCTTCGCGGCCGAGGGCGCCAGGGTCGTCGTCGCGGACGTGCTCGACGACCAGGGGGAGAAGCTGGCGAAGGAGCTGAGCGCGCTCTACGTCCACCTGGACGTGAGTCGTGAGGCCGACTGGACGTCCGCGGTGGCCGCCGCGAAGGAGGCGTACGGGAAGGTCGACGGGCTGGTGAACAACGCGGGCATCCTGCGCTTCAACTCCCTCGTCGACACGCCCCTCGACGAGTTCATGCAGGTCGTGCAGGTGAACCAGGTCGGTGTCTTCCTCGGCATCAAGACCCTGGCGCCCGAGATCGAGGCGGCCGGCGGTGGGACCATCGTCAACACCGCCTCGTACACCGGGGTCACCGGCATGGCGTACGTCGGCGCGTACAGCGCGACCAAGCACGCGATCGTCGGCCTCACGCGCGTGGCCGCGCTGGAACTGGCGCCCAAGGGCATCCGCGTCAACGCCGTCTGCCCTGGCGCCATCGACACCGCGATGAGCAACCCGGCCCTGCTCGACCCGGCGGCGGACGCCGAGGCGTCCTCGGCCGGTGTCGAACGGCTCTACCGCAAGCTCGTGCCGATGGGCCGGATCGGGAAGCCCGAGGAGGTGGCCCGGCTCGCCCTCTTCCTCTCCTCGGAGGACTCCTCGTACATCACCGGCCAGCCGTTCGTGATCGACGGGGGCTGGCTGGCGGGTGTGAGTGTCATGTGA
- a CDS encoding response regulator transcription factor: MRSPRHVRTSKHSAQHGSQHGAQHGSQHVGTTVPADPSRKLSVALACADGDWPHEDWPAPDDPYVGRVLRLSPPYRALREPSSEGAVDVVVLRCEDPSTAFAGLLKGMGAMSAPVIVLSPRRDTETVVEVFRGGAGYLVEGDYCTHMLSSAVMAATVGHTYLSPTACAALRDAARRIPGGGEATERMRALLSPREREIMELLSTGLGAQEIGLRLGLSEKTVRNNLSNIYAKLDARGGTDAVLRWLGAPYSDTQGTLGSAAR, encoded by the coding sequence GTGCGATCCCCCCGGCACGTCCGAACTTCCAAGCACAGCGCACAGCACGGTTCACAGCACGGCGCACAGCATGGCTCCCAGCACGTCGGCACCACCGTTCCCGCGGATCCCTCCCGCAAGCTGTCCGTCGCTCTGGCCTGCGCCGACGGCGACTGGCCGCACGAGGACTGGCCGGCCCCGGACGATCCGTACGTGGGCCGGGTGCTGCGCTTGTCCCCGCCGTACCGCGCGCTCCGGGAACCTTCGTCGGAGGGCGCGGTGGACGTCGTCGTTCTCCGGTGCGAGGACCCGTCGACCGCCTTCGCCGGGCTGTTGAAGGGCATGGGTGCGATGAGCGCCCCGGTGATCGTCCTCAGCCCGCGACGGGACACGGAGACGGTGGTCGAGGTGTTCCGGGGCGGCGCGGGTTATCTGGTCGAGGGCGACTACTGCACCCACATGCTGTCCTCGGCGGTGATGGCCGCCACGGTCGGCCACACCTACCTCTCGCCGACCGCGTGCGCCGCCCTGCGCGACGCGGCCCGGCGGATACCGGGCGGCGGGGAGGCGACGGAGCGGATGCGCGCCCTGCTCTCGCCCCGGGAGCGGGAGATCATGGAACTGCTCTCGACCGGCCTGGGCGCACAGGAGATCGGCCTGCGATTAGGGCTGAGCGAGAAGACCGTCCGCAACAACCTCAGCAACATCTACGCCAAGCTGGACGCCCGCGGCGGCACTGACGCGGTGCTGCGGTGGCTCGGGGCCCCGTACAGCGACACCCAGGGCACCCTGGGATCGGCCGCACGCTGA
- a CDS encoding amidohydrolase family protein, with product METFPKIISVDDHTVEPPNVWRDRLPSQYRDRGPRIVRAPLKEMTFLGGKFAPVMGNPGDDGPIGDWWVYEDLHRPLTRLDTAVGYDRDEIKLEVITYEQMRPGSYDVPQRLADMDVNHVQSALCFPTFPRFCGQTFTEAKDRELGLLSVRAYNDWMVDEWCGPDAAGRLIPLTLIPLWDAELAAQEVRRNAARGVRAVAFSEIPPHLGLPSVHTDEWDPFLAACDETGTVIAMHIGSSSRMPSTSADAPPAVGSTITFANCCFSMVDWLMSGKFERFPNLKVMYAEGQIGWIPYILERADVVWEENRGWGGVADKVHRPPSELFTEHVYGCFFDDAFGLKNLDAIGVGNVLYETDYPHSDSTWPKSREVGEAQMGHLDADVVDRIVRRNAIELLGLTEDGLWAGPGGAR from the coding sequence ATGGAGACCTTCCCGAAGATCATCTCGGTGGACGACCACACGGTGGAACCCCCCAACGTCTGGCGGGACCGGCTCCCGTCGCAGTACCGGGACAGGGGGCCGCGCATCGTTCGCGCCCCGCTCAAGGAAATGACCTTCCTGGGCGGCAAGTTCGCCCCGGTCATGGGCAACCCCGGGGACGACGGCCCGATCGGCGACTGGTGGGTCTACGAGGACCTGCACCGCCCTCTCACCCGTCTCGACACCGCCGTCGGATACGACAGGGACGAGATCAAACTCGAAGTCATCACCTACGAGCAGATGCGCCCGGGGTCGTACGACGTCCCGCAGCGTCTGGCCGACATGGACGTCAACCACGTCCAGTCCGCCCTCTGTTTCCCCACCTTCCCCCGCTTCTGCGGTCAGACCTTCACCGAGGCCAAGGACCGGGAACTGGGGCTCCTCTCGGTGCGCGCCTACAACGACTGGATGGTCGACGAGTGGTGCGGCCCCGATGCCGCGGGCCGCCTGATACCGCTCACCCTCATACCCCTGTGGGACGCGGAACTCGCCGCGCAGGAGGTGCGGCGCAACGCCGCCCGCGGGGTACGGGCCGTCGCCTTCTCCGAGATACCTCCGCACCTCGGACTGCCCTCCGTTCATACGGACGAGTGGGATCCGTTCCTCGCCGCCTGCGACGAGACCGGCACGGTCATCGCCATGCACATCGGGTCGAGCAGCCGGATGCCCTCCACCTCCGCCGACGCCCCGCCGGCCGTCGGCTCCACCATCACCTTCGCCAACTGCTGCTTCTCGATGGTCGACTGGCTGATGAGCGGAAAGTTCGAGCGCTTCCCCAACCTCAAGGTCATGTACGCGGAGGGCCAGATCGGCTGGATCCCGTACATCCTCGAACGCGCCGATGTGGTCTGGGAGGAGAACCGTGGGTGGGGCGGCGTCGCCGACAAGGTCCACCGCCCGCCGTCCGAACTCTTCACCGAGCACGTCTACGGCTGCTTCTTCGACGACGCCTTCGGGCTGAAGAACCTCGACGCCATCGGCGTGGGGAACGTGCTGTACGAGACCGACTACCCCCACTCCGACTCCACCTGGCCGAAGTCGAGGGAGGTCGGCGAGGCGCAGATGGGCCACCTGGACGCGGACGTCGTCGACCGGATCGTACGGCGCAACGCGATCGAGCTCCTGGGCCTGACCGAGGACGGGCTGTGGGCCGGGCCGGGCGGTGCCCGTTGA
- a CDS encoding AfsR/SARP family transcriptional regulator: MDGVPRVPEQWRPDDSAALRFSVLGPVRAWRGADSLPTGSPQQRALLAALLLREGRTATAGELIDALWGEEPPSQALAAVRTYASRLRKILSPGVLVSESGGYAVRLTDASGVGASLDLALAQELAADAEKAKATGDLCHARALLNKALSLWDGEVLASVPGPYAETQRARLEEWRLQLVESRLDMDLEQGCHAEAISELTALTAAHPLRERLRELLMLALYRSGRQAEALAAYADTRRLLADELGVDPRPGLQELQQRILQADPGLAEPSAPLTPETASAPVRPAQLPASVSDFTGRSSFVTELSEVLAAASASEGQVMAVSALAGIGGVGKTTLAVHVAHRARSAFPDGQLYVDLQGAGSRAVAPETVLGAFLRALGTADAAIPDSLEERAALYRSTLDGRRILVLLDNARDAAQVRPLLPGMEGCAALVTSRVRMVDLAGAHLVDLDVMSPEEALQLFTKIVGEERVASERESALDVVAACGFLPLAIRIAASRLAARRTWTVSVLAAKLADERRRLDELQAGDLAVKATFELGYGQLEPAQARAFRLLGLADGPDISLAAAAAALDLPVEETEDLLESLVDTSLLESAAPGRYRYHDLVRLYARACAERDEQPPGERAAAMSRMLDFYLATAAGVYAIERPGDRLVDHLEVTEYPGLRFTEGSTALDWLYNEASPLLACVRQSAGTDRLRRAVDLLWAAKDLTESGANSHQYETTARAMCEATRTAGDAHAEGRARTTFTNVLLVSGRIQQAAEQAQLAMELAASARDAMAMSWAANDRGLTLMHQEQYADGKPFFEQAIEGYATIGNRPLEALSLCNLSRAHLGMGNIAMAVEIAQRALSAYLEIGQTLRLANGHFTLGIALTRAGRHTEALSQLSDALSVFGSHRQRLWEGTTNFRIAEVHLAARRPAQAAQHAEQALALGCIGGDRMQGTVLTLLGRALTMLGQVDRARVCWREALNLYEQHGGAAQAEEVRALLTPATAA; this comes from the coding sequence ATGGACGGTGTACCGCGAGTACCGGAGCAGTGGCGTCCCGATGATTCGGCGGCGCTCCGCTTCAGCGTGCTCGGCCCGGTGCGCGCCTGGCGTGGGGCGGATTCCTTGCCCACCGGGTCCCCTCAACAACGTGCCCTGCTGGCGGCCCTGCTGCTCCGCGAGGGCCGCACGGCGACGGCGGGCGAGCTGATCGACGCGCTGTGGGGGGAGGAGCCGCCTTCGCAGGCGTTGGCGGCGGTTCGGACGTATGCGTCGCGGTTGCGGAAGATCCTTTCCCCCGGCGTTCTGGTCAGTGAGTCGGGCGGGTATGCCGTCCGGCTCACCGACGCGTCCGGCGTGGGTGCCTCGCTGGACCTCGCGCTGGCCCAGGAGCTGGCGGCCGACGCGGAGAAGGCGAAGGCGACGGGCGACCTGTGCCATGCGCGCGCCCTGCTGAACAAGGCGCTGAGCCTGTGGGACGGGGAGGTCCTGGCGAGCGTTCCGGGTCCGTACGCGGAGACCCAGCGCGCACGTCTGGAGGAGTGGCGGCTCCAACTCGTCGAGTCCCGGCTGGACATGGACCTGGAGCAGGGCTGCCACGCGGAGGCGATCTCCGAACTGACGGCGCTCACCGCGGCCCATCCCCTCCGGGAACGGCTGCGCGAGCTGCTGATGCTTGCGCTGTACCGCTCGGGCCGGCAGGCGGAGGCCCTGGCCGCCTACGCGGACACCCGGCGGCTGCTGGCGGACGAACTGGGCGTGGACCCACGGCCCGGTCTGCAGGAACTCCAGCAGCGCATCCTGCAGGCGGACCCGGGGCTCGCGGAACCCTCGGCCCCGCTGACCCCCGAGACCGCGTCCGCGCCGGTGCGCCCGGCCCAACTCCCGGCCAGCGTCTCGGACTTCACCGGCCGGTCGTCCTTCGTGACCGAGCTGAGCGAGGTCCTGGCTGCGGCATCGGCGTCCGAGGGCCAGGTGATGGCGGTGTCGGCGCTGGCCGGCATCGGCGGCGTGGGCAAGACGACGCTGGCCGTCCATGTCGCGCACCGGGCCCGGAGCGCCTTCCCGGACGGACAGCTGTACGTGGACCTGCAGGGAGCGGGCTCACGGGCGGTCGCACCCGAGACGGTCCTCGGCGCCTTCCTGCGCGCCCTGGGCACGGCCGACGCGGCGATACCGGACTCCCTGGAGGAGCGGGCGGCCCTGTACCGCTCGACCCTGGACGGCCGCCGGATCCTGGTGCTGCTGGACAACGCCCGGGACGCGGCCCAGGTACGCCCTCTGCTGCCCGGCATGGAGGGGTGTGCGGCGCTGGTGACGTCGCGGGTGCGGATGGTCGACCTGGCCGGCGCCCATCTCGTCGACCTGGACGTGATGTCGCCGGAGGAGGCACTCCAGCTCTTCACCAAGATCGTGGGCGAGGAACGGGTGGCCTCGGAGCGCGAGTCTGCCCTTGACGTGGTGGCGGCGTGCGGATTCCTGCCCCTTGCGATCAGGATCGCCGCCTCCCGTCTGGCGGCCCGGCGCACGTGGACGGTCTCGGTCCTCGCGGCGAAGCTGGCCGACGAACGGCGGCGTCTGGACGAACTCCAGGCGGGCGACCTGGCCGTGAAGGCGACCTTCGAGCTCGGGTACGGGCAGCTGGAGCCGGCCCAGGCCCGCGCGTTCCGGCTGCTCGGGCTGGCGGACGGTCCGGACATCTCGCTGGCCGCGGCCGCCGCGGCGCTGGACCTTCCGGTCGAGGAGACCGAGGACCTGCTGGAATCCCTCGTCGACACCTCACTCCTGGAGTCGGCCGCGCCCGGCCGCTACCGCTACCACGACCTGGTCCGGCTCTACGCGCGTGCGTGCGCGGAGCGGGACGAGCAGCCACCGGGCGAGCGGGCGGCGGCGATGTCGCGGATGCTCGACTTCTACCTGGCCACGGCCGCCGGGGTCTACGCGATCGAGCGGCCCGGGGACCGACTGGTGGATCACCTGGAAGTGACGGAGTACCCGGGGCTGCGGTTCACGGAGGGCAGCACCGCCCTCGACTGGCTCTACAACGAGGCCTCGCCACTGCTCGCCTGCGTACGGCAGTCGGCGGGTACAGACCGGTTGCGGCGGGCGGTGGACCTGCTGTGGGCCGCCAAGGACCTCACCGAGTCCGGGGCAAACTCCCACCAGTACGAGACGACTGCCAGGGCGATGTGCGAGGCCACGCGGACCGCGGGGGACGCGCACGCGGAGGGCAGAGCGCGGACGACGTTCACCAATGTCCTGCTGGTCTCCGGCCGCATCCAGCAGGCCGCCGAACAGGCTCAGCTCGCCATGGAACTCGCCGCCTCCGCGCGTGACGCCATGGCCATGAGCTGGGCGGCCAACGACCGCGGGCTCACCCTCATGCACCAGGAGCAGTACGCGGACGGCAAGCCGTTCTTCGAGCAGGCGATCGAGGGATACGCCACGATCGGCAACCGGCCCCTCGAAGCGCTCAGCCTGTGCAACCTGTCGCGAGCGCACCTGGGCATGGGCAACATCGCCATGGCGGTGGAGATAGCGCAGCGCGCCCTCTCGGCGTACCTGGAGATCGGCCAGACCCTGCGTCTCGCCAACGGTCACTTCACCCTGGGCATCGCACTGACGAGGGCCGGCCGTCACACCGAGGCCCTCAGCCAGCTCTCCGACGCCCTGTCCGTCTTCGGCAGCCACCGGCAGCGGCTCTGGGAGGGGACGACCAACTTCCGGATCGCCGAGGTGCACCTGGCCGCCCGCCGCCCCGCGCAGGCGGCCCAGCACGCCGAGCAGGCCCTCGCGCTCGGCTGCATCGGCGGCGACCGGATGCAGGGCACAGTGCTGACGCTGCTGGGCCGGGCCCTCACCATGCTGGGGCAGGTGGACCGCGCCAGGGTCTGCTGGCGCGAGGCGCTCAACCTCTACGAACAGCACGGCGGTGCCGCGCAGGCCGAGGAGGTACGCGCGCTGCTCACGCCCGCCACCGCGGCGTGA
- a CDS encoding serine hydrolase domain-containing protein encodes MKTKLTSRIVATTLVTALAGIGLTLPAAGATGQAAKPTPDKTHSKGLQAGVDAILKTGSVGVVAQSTGPRGSRYATAGVADKATGAAARSGDRFRMASASKTFVATVVLQLVGEGRLSLDDTVEHLLPGVVSGNGNDGSRITVRQLLQHTSGLFNYTADFPSLTSVEAYQAGRYTTWTPEQLVGIAMRHAPDFEPGAKWSYSNTNYILAGMIIEKVTGHSWEQQVTKRIIRPLGLRDTSAPTTDTRIPGRHLHGYSDFGKTGPTIDTTAFNPSAGGAAGAMIGTTADLTRFYQALLGGKLLRSAQLAEMKTTVRAAEMDPVWPGARYGLGLMEIPLTCGGVYYSHGGDLPGYTTRDGVSPDGRRAVVLNATGDGATDLSTERAQNDLIDGELCA; translated from the coding sequence ATGAAGACGAAGCTCACCTCCCGCATTGTGGCCACGACGCTGGTGACCGCTCTTGCCGGTATCGGCCTGACCCTGCCCGCAGCGGGCGCGACGGGGCAGGCGGCGAAGCCGACGCCCGACAAGACGCACAGCAAGGGTCTTCAGGCGGGCGTGGACGCGATCCTGAAGACCGGGAGCGTGGGTGTCGTGGCCCAGTCGACGGGTCCGAGGGGCTCCCGGTACGCCACCGCGGGGGTGGCCGACAAGGCCACCGGCGCGGCCGCCCGCTCCGGCGACCGGTTCCGGATGGCCAGCGCCAGCAAGACGTTCGTCGCCACCGTGGTGCTTCAACTCGTCGGCGAGGGACGCCTGTCGCTCGACGACACCGTGGAGCACCTGCTGCCGGGAGTCGTGTCGGGCAACGGCAACGACGGCAGCAGGATCACCGTACGGCAGCTGCTCCAGCACACCAGCGGACTGTTCAACTACACCGCGGATTTCCCCTCGTTGACCAGCGTGGAGGCCTACCAGGCGGGCCGCTACACCACCTGGACCCCGGAGCAGCTGGTCGGCATAGCGATGCGGCACGCTCCGGACTTCGAGCCCGGCGCCAAGTGGTCGTACTCCAACACCAACTACATCCTCGCCGGGATGATCATCGAGAAGGTCACCGGGCACAGCTGGGAGCAGCAGGTCACCAAGCGCATCATCCGCCCGCTGGGCCTGCGCGACACCTCCGCCCCGACCACGGACACCCGGATCCCCGGCCGCCACCTGCACGGCTACTCCGACTTCGGGAAGACCGGGCCGACGATCGACACCACCGCGTTCAACCCGTCAGCGGGGGGTGCGGCCGGCGCCATGATCGGTACGACGGCCGACCTGACCCGCTTCTACCAGGCGCTCCTGGGCGGCAAGTTGCTGCGATCGGCGCAGCTGGCCGAGATGAAGACGACCGTACGGGCCGCGGAGATGGACCCGGTGTGGCCCGGCGCGCGCTACGGCCTGGGCCTGATGGAGATCCCGCTGACCTGCGGCGGCGTCTACTACAGCCACGGCGGCGACCTCCCCGGCTACACCACCCGCGATGGCGTCAGCCCGGACGGCCGCCGGGCCGTGGTCCTGAACGCGACCGGCGACGGCGCGACCGACCTGTCCACCGAGCGGGCCCAGAACGACCTGATCGACGGCGAACTCTGCGCCTGA
- a CDS encoding LLM class F420-dependent oxidoreductase, protein MQLPVQSQSTLYAEAWEADAGPADLVEIARTADRSGFDYIASCDHVAIPRRLASAMSTVWYDPVATLAFLAGVTERVRLLSHVAVVGLRHPLITAKQYATLDHLSGGRLILGVGAGHVQEEFEVLGVDFERRGAVLDECVDALRAALGPDEFPTHHGKLYDFEGLGQRPRPAQERVPVWVGGSSPAAVRRAAVRGDGWLPQGDPRERLPEQIARVRRLREEAGIVGPLVVGAITEPLYVGEPGWSVGRRTLSGAPEALAESLRAYRAMGVHQIQVRFRSRSRTELTDQMAAFGAEVAPLL, encoded by the coding sequence ATCCAGCTCCCCGTCCAGTCCCAGAGCACCCTCTACGCGGAGGCGTGGGAGGCGGACGCGGGTCCCGCCGACCTCGTCGAGATCGCCCGCACGGCCGACCGCTCCGGCTTCGACTACATCGCGAGCTGCGACCACGTGGCCATACCGCGCCGCCTCGCCTCCGCGATGAGCACGGTCTGGTACGACCCGGTGGCCACCCTCGCCTTCCTGGCCGGAGTCACCGAGCGCGTAAGGCTGTTGAGCCATGTCGCGGTCGTCGGGCTGCGGCACCCGCTGATCACGGCCAAGCAGTACGCGACCCTCGACCACCTGAGCGGGGGGCGCCTGATCCTCGGGGTCGGCGCCGGACACGTACAGGAGGAGTTCGAGGTCCTTGGGGTGGACTTCGAGCGGCGAGGGGCGGTGCTCGACGAGTGCGTCGACGCGCTGCGGGCCGCGCTCGGGCCCGATGAATTCCCCACCCATCATGGGAAGTTGTACGACTTCGAAGGGCTCGGGCAGCGACCCCGGCCCGCGCAGGAACGGGTACCCGTCTGGGTCGGCGGGTCCTCGCCCGCCGCCGTCCGGCGGGCCGCGGTCAGGGGTGACGGATGGCTGCCGCAGGGGGATCCGCGGGAGCGGCTGCCCGAGCAGATCGCCCGTGTCCGACGGCTGAGGGAGGAGGCGGGGATCGTCGGGCCCCTCGTCGTCGGCGCGATCACCGAGCCGCTGTACGTGGGGGAGCCGGGGTGGAGCGTGGGGCGCCGCACTCTCAGTGGAGCTCCCGAGGCGCTCGCCGAGTCGCTGCGCGCGTACCGGGCGATGGGCGTGCACCAGATCCAGGTGCGCTTCCGCAGCCGGAGCCGCACCGAACTCACCGACCAGATGGCCGCGTTCGGCGCCGAGGTCGCCCCGCTGTTGTAG
- a CDS encoding response regulator transcription factor → MRIVIAEDDPLLREGLALLLRAEGLDVVATAGTADGILDAIDTHKPDVAILDVRMPPTHTDEGIVAAVEARRRRPDLAVLVLSAYVEQSFATELLVGGVTGLGYMLKERVGRVEEFLDALNRVAAGGTAIDPEVVAQLFTRSRQDTRLERLSPRERDVLGLMAEGLGNGAIAERLVVTDGAVHKHIRSIFAKLDLSPADQVDRRVAAVLRYLDDARRRT, encoded by the coding sequence ATGCGGATTGTGATCGCCGAGGACGACCCGTTGCTGCGGGAGGGACTCGCGCTGCTGTTGCGGGCGGAGGGCCTGGACGTGGTGGCCACCGCCGGCACCGCCGACGGCATCCTCGACGCCATCGACACCCACAAGCCCGACGTCGCCATCCTCGACGTACGGATGCCGCCGACGCACACCGACGAGGGGATCGTCGCGGCCGTCGAGGCCCGGCGGCGCAGGCCCGATCTCGCGGTCCTCGTGCTGTCGGCGTACGTCGAGCAGTCCTTCGCCACGGAGCTGCTCGTCGGCGGGGTCACCGGGCTCGGCTACATGCTGAAGGAACGGGTGGGCCGGGTCGAGGAGTTCCTCGACGCGCTCAACCGGGTGGCGGCCGGGGGCACGGCCATCGACCCGGAGGTCGTCGCGCAGCTCTTCACCCGCAGCCGCCAGGACACCCGCTTGGAGAGGCTCAGCCCGCGCGAGCGCGACGTGCTCGGGCTGATGGCGGAGGGGCTGGGAAACGGCGCCATCGCCGAGCGGCTCGTCGTCACGGACGGCGCCGTCCACAAGCACATCCGCAGCATCTTCGCCAAGCTCGACCTGTCGCCCGCCGACCAGGTGGACCGGCGGGTCGCCGCGGTCCTGCGCTACCTCGACGACGCACGCCGCCGCACCTGA
- a CDS encoding LLM class flavin-dependent oxidoreductase has translation MEFGLFVQGYVGKRAETDPLAEHKALMEETEYVIQADKSGFKYAWASEHHFLEEYSHLSANDVFLGYLAHATERIHLGSGIFNPLAQVNHPVKVAEKVAMLDHLTENRFEFGSGRGAGSHEILGFLPGITDMNYTKEIWEETIAEFPKMWLQDEYVGFKGKHWQLPPRKVLPKPYGKSHPAMWYAAGSPPSYSMAARKGLGVLGFSVQKVSDMEWVLEQYKTAVVEAEPIGDFVNDNVMVTTTAICAPTHDEAIRIAVSGGLHYLPSLVFRYHDTFPRPEGFPVWPETLPEYNEEFIELLISEELLICGDPDEVLTQCKRWEQAGADQLSFGLPVGVPKKETLQTIKLIGEHVIPKIDTDPVHRTTRFRGAV, from the coding sequence TTGGAATTCGGGCTCTTTGTACAGGGATACGTGGGCAAGCGGGCCGAGACCGATCCGCTCGCGGAGCACAAGGCGCTGATGGAGGAGACCGAGTACGTCATCCAGGCGGACAAGTCCGGCTTCAAGTACGCGTGGGCGTCCGAGCACCACTTCCTGGAGGAGTACTCCCACCTCTCGGCGAACGACGTCTTTCTCGGCTATCTCGCGCACGCGACGGAGCGGATCCACCTCGGGTCGGGCATCTTCAACCCGCTCGCCCAGGTCAACCACCCCGTGAAAGTCGCCGAGAAGGTCGCCATGCTCGACCATCTCACCGAGAACCGCTTCGAGTTCGGCAGCGGACGCGGGGCCGGCTCGCACGAGATCCTCGGCTTCCTCCCCGGCATCACCGACATGAACTACACCAAGGAGATCTGGGAAGAGACCATCGCCGAGTTCCCGAAGATGTGGCTCCAGGACGAGTACGTCGGATTCAAGGGCAAGCACTGGCAGCTCCCTCCGCGCAAGGTCCTGCCCAAGCCGTACGGGAAGTCGCACCCCGCGATGTGGTACGCCGCCGGGTCGCCGCCCTCGTACTCCATGGCCGCCCGCAAGGGGCTCGGGGTGCTCGGCTTCAGCGTGCAGAAGGTCTCCGACATGGAGTGGGTCCTTGAGCAGTACAAGACCGCCGTCGTGGAGGCGGAGCCGATCGGGGACTTCGTCAACGACAACGTGATGGTGACGACGACCGCGATCTGCGCGCCCACGCACGACGAGGCGATCCGGATCGCCGTGAGCGGCGGCCTGCACTATCTGCCGTCGCTGGTGTTCCGGTACCACGACACGTTCCCGCGGCCCGAGGGGTTCCCCGTGTGGCCGGAGACGCTGCCCGAGTACAACGAGGAGTTCATCGAACTGCTCATCTCCGAGGAGCTGTTGATCTGCGGCGACCCGGACGAGGTGCTCACGCAGTGCAAGCGGTGGGAGCAGGCCGGGGCCGACCAGCTCAGTTTCGGGTTGCCGGTCGGTGTGCCCAAGAAGGAGACGCTCCAGACGATCAAGCTGATCGGGGAGCACGTGATTCCGAAGATCGACACGGATCCCGTCCATCGGACGACGCGGTTCCGCGGGGCGGTCTGA